In Calditrichota bacterium, one DNA window encodes the following:
- a CDS encoding tetratricopeptide repeat protein, producing MQKRLIAVGVLVLLGASLVLLGCQSKEVTSAKVYIQQDDWAKATEQLEMAVKLYPQDAEAHFLLGQAYAQRGDFQGMRREFDASLAISPRFEPRIKHEIERHWVSYFNNGVKKVNAGQLEAAKNDFQTCLVIDPNHIEAYKNLGYTYVQLDSLQRAIAMYEKVVELAPNDKDAYRSLTSLYMQAEEYPQVLRVADRRLELDATDVDAIASKALAYDYMGEGDKALGEYEKALQQQPDNADLLFNLGRLHYLRGNYEQAIAQFEKVIEKNPNDADALVNVGNAYLSIGDQIRKRAVEEEEKGKRFTDKEIDALKKEIEKYHCGAIPYLEKAVQLKPENANAWYNLGVAYVNCGRREDGEKAFDRAAELRK from the coding sequence ATGCAGAAACGGTTGATCGCTGTCGGGGTGCTGGTGCTTCTGGGAGCAAGCCTTGTCCTGTTGGGGTGCCAGTCCAAGGAAGTAACGTCGGCCAAGGTGTACATCCAGCAAGACGACTGGGCCAAAGCGACTGAGCAGTTAGAGATGGCGGTGAAGCTCTATCCCCAGGACGCAGAAGCCCATTTCCTGTTGGGGCAGGCCTACGCGCAGCGCGGGGATTTCCAGGGGATGCGCAGAGAGTTTGACGCCTCGCTGGCCATTTCGCCTCGTTTTGAGCCGCGCATTAAGCACGAAATCGAGCGACATTGGGTGTCCTATTTCAACAATGGCGTCAAGAAGGTGAACGCCGGACAGCTCGAGGCAGCCAAGAACGACTTCCAGACCTGTCTTGTCATCGATCCGAACCACATTGAGGCCTACAAGAACCTGGGCTACACCTATGTGCAACTGGACAGTCTGCAGCGAGCTATTGCCATGTACGAGAAGGTGGTGGAGCTTGCCCCAAATGATAAGGACGCCTATCGCTCTCTGACCTCGCTCTACATGCAGGCTGAGGAGTATCCGCAGGTGCTGAGGGTTGCTGACCGGCGGCTGGAGCTGGATGCCACCGACGTCGATGCCATCGCCAGCAAGGCCTTGGCCTACGACTACATGGGCGAGGGCGACAAGGCGCTGGGCGAGTACGAGAAGGCCTTGCAGCAACAGCCAGACAATGCAGATCTCCTTTTCAACCTTGGCCGCTTGCACTATTTGCGCGGCAACTACGAGCAGGCAATCGCGCAGTTTGAGAAGGTGATCGAGAAAAACCCCAACGACGCCGACGCCTTGGTGAACGTGGGCAACGCCTACTTGAGCATCGGCGATCAGATCAGAAAGCGAGCGGTAGAGGAAGAGGAGAAGGGGAAGCGCTTCACGGACAAAGAGATCGACGCCCTGAAGAAGGAGATCGAGAAGTATCACTGCGGTGCCATCCCCTATTTGGAGAAGGCAGTACAGCTCAAGCCGGAGAATGCGAACGCGTGGTACAACCTCGGCGTGGCCTATGTGAACTGTGGCCGCCGCGAGGATGGAGAGAAGGCCTTTGACCGCGCGGCTGAGCTGCGCAAGTAG
- a CDS encoding translocation/assembly module TamB domain-containing protein, protein MRERRWVLLVVAVLAVVGLVAYYGWRISGASQHIRNLVIESVRPALGEGLSVGHVEVGFGTLHLRDVQLDRRTFLLHADEVRLGFSLVRLLLGGLESAQMGGNALVVNPRLTIRRQSATSKAPLAPSAPQLQPSPPAAGQKPFALLRGLTISGGQIILADSTGQQLVVVRDAEGMAVADQGTRASFHLTGKLFSSRGRNLDLHGILDLTSLKLEQAEVALHAYDVSKVPPLAKGQIVPQKGNIEGSFAVRSAPNWPWGLALTGSLRLSEGSVLLRGTEVALDDLSVAIDSKGDTLELAAQGMAQKAELTLRGRLWDLLRPQLDLVLSGRGIELETLAPVVAPSAKVRLSGKATLEVALQGRLDSLRASGWASFPRLKVGAVAARQAQVGFSYADSVLRVRHLRLNCFGNSVEGAATVTFTQAGAQLQAQLRGRGDAAGELRRALAAAVASCPDSFAVEVGGSVAAPWVRGRFGLTLLDEHGAAVPMQGTLAYADRTTEVIAQGPGGLRLQAAVRGRQLSIEGQNLQGPASVLWKLPARAQLRRLECDVALRGRSDSLATLVEGRWRDANDLVHPLLSASGVLLGSKQRRSWRSSTKFFPVDREPVDGVLELNLRKGVVELSRLMLGESVTGGLKIEGGKIQGRLRLRGAPLEYFALLADTVVQGQLSGEISLGGSTRSPRIEGALQLASAYFHRQGPFAGEVAFQVQDSTASLRQLAIRHGSRQIVSAEGLLGPGRRIAQLRLTGADVDLATVVAAATGKTEVIRGQANLHLLVQGGPQGVTVNGDATLVEGQLLGVAFDTLRLVLAGRPEVVPDGASGRDYAWMPVLRLVRKGAFGIQGKGALPLNLTDPMSVEIAGQGDPLALVDEASGFVKEAKSRGTLHLRIGGTLAAPRLEQGELNIERGVLRFASVVPVVKELQGTLRLHPESRFVEVSELRGLMGGEPFVIYNVPAVGKEYRRALQPFELEDLGVSLGILVVETSPDGVVLSIPGLMEPGEYGRFQLLGYGSNDRFCIAGPAERPILYGTMVLHGVRFGYPFNGGGQGVSPEVTQLLEMVEWDLRVVPGTNTRYVKKLPGGLDNVYVTLDLDERYGGLRFTGQLRDETFRIEGELRSTRGTVEYLDMNFRLEQAGIEFDRNTLVPVVYGRAYTTVADSNGIPSQIYLTLATVDRALEGRRVDERVLDQRYRARWDELRFQLSSDNAALGSNEAQLLASLGYTPERLRQKTVDVIGISADNLVFRPLFRPFERRLERYLGLDVVRLSSRLTRNLIEMNLATTPMPSKLYLLRSSRLTVGKYLSDDLYLVYTGQLESGLDYRYQVPGLGLHHTLGLELRINPKLLIEMEYDYDGLLLWRKDDTRLWIRHWFPF, encoded by the coding sequence ATGCGTGAACGTCGCTGGGTGTTGCTGGTGGTGGCTGTGCTGGCGGTGGTGGGATTGGTGGCCTACTACGGCTGGCGGATCAGCGGTGCCAGCCAGCACATCCGCAACTTGGTGATCGAGTCGGTCAGGCCTGCACTGGGCGAAGGCCTCTCGGTGGGCCACGTGGAGGTGGGCTTTGGTACGCTCCACCTTCGCGACGTACAGCTTGACCGTCGCACCTTTCTCCTGCATGCTGACGAGGTGCGCCTCGGCTTCAGTCTGGTGCGCCTCCTGTTGGGGGGACTCGAGTCCGCGCAAATGGGGGGCAACGCCCTCGTTGTCAATCCTCGTTTGACTATCCGCCGGCAGTCGGCCACCAGCAAGGCCCCGCTGGCACCCAGTGCGCCACAGCTGCAGCCTTCTCCCCCCGCTGCTGGCCAGAAGCCATTCGCTCTCCTGAGGGGACTCACGATCAGCGGCGGACAGATTATCCTTGCCGACAGCACAGGACAGCAGCTGGTGGTAGTGCGGGATGCTGAAGGGATGGCCGTGGCCGATCAGGGCACCCGCGCCTCTTTCCATTTGACCGGAAAGCTCTTCTCCTCCCGGGGGCGAAACCTCGACCTGCACGGGATCCTCGACCTGACGAGCCTGAAGCTGGAGCAGGCGGAGGTCGCCCTGCACGCTTATGACGTGAGCAAAGTCCCGCCCCTGGCGAAAGGGCAGATAGTTCCTCAGAAGGGAAACATCGAGGGATCCTTCGCGGTGCGATCAGCCCCGAACTGGCCCTGGGGGCTGGCGTTGACCGGCTCACTGCGACTTTCCGAAGGCAGCGTGCTCCTGCGCGGCACCGAGGTGGCGTTGGACGATCTCTCCGTTGCCATCGACAGCAAGGGTGACACCTTGGAGCTCGCCGCGCAAGGGATGGCGCAAAAGGCGGAGCTCACCCTACGAGGGCGCCTGTGGGACTTGCTGCGGCCCCAGTTGGACCTGGTGCTCAGCGGCCGGGGCATCGAGCTGGAGACGCTGGCCCCTGTCGTGGCTCCCTCGGCTAAGGTGCGGCTCTCCGGCAAGGCGACCCTGGAGGTGGCCTTGCAGGGGCGCCTGGACTCCTTGCGGGCCAGCGGCTGGGCGTCTTTTCCGCGCCTCAAAGTGGGGGCAGTCGCGGCCAGACAGGCACAGGTCGGTTTCTCCTATGCGGACTCGGTGCTCAGGGTTCGGCACCTGCGGCTGAACTGCTTCGGGAATAGTGTCGAAGGCGCGGCAACGGTGACCTTCACCCAGGCGGGAGCACAGCTCCAGGCGCAGCTCCGCGGCCGTGGGGATGCGGCTGGTGAGCTCCGCCGTGCACTCGCTGCGGCTGTGGCCAGCTGTCCGGATTCGTTCGCCGTGGAGGTTGGTGGCTCAGTGGCTGCCCCATGGGTGCGCGGTCGGTTCGGCCTGACTCTGCTGGACGAGCACGGGGCGGCCGTGCCTATGCAAGGGACGCTGGCTTACGCGGACCGCACGACAGAAGTGATAGCCCAGGGCCCGGGCGGTTTGCGTCTCCAGGCAGCAGTGCGCGGACGGCAGCTCTCCATCGAGGGACAGAACCTGCAGGGGCCGGCCTCGGTCTTGTGGAAGCTACCGGCCCGCGCGCAACTCCGCCGCCTTGAGTGCGATGTGGCGCTGCGCGGCCGCAGCGACAGCCTCGCCACCCTTGTGGAGGGGCGGTGGCGGGACGCCAACGACCTCGTCCACCCACTTCTGAGCGCAAGCGGGGTGCTCCTTGGCAGCAAACAGCGTCGCTCCTGGCGCAGCAGTACGAAGTTCTTCCCCGTGGACCGGGAGCCGGTTGATGGCGTGCTGGAACTGAACCTCCGCAAGGGGGTGGTGGAGCTGAGCCGCCTCATGCTGGGCGAATCGGTCACCGGCGGGCTCAAGATCGAGGGAGGCAAAATACAGGGGCGCCTGCGTCTGCGGGGGGCACCTCTGGAGTATTTCGCGCTGCTCGCGGATACGGTAGTCCAGGGTCAGCTGTCCGGCGAGATCAGCCTGGGCGGATCGACGAGATCGCCGCGCATCGAGGGCGCACTACAGCTTGCCAGCGCCTATTTCCATCGGCAGGGGCCTTTCGCTGGGGAAGTTGCCTTTCAAGTGCAGGATTCGACTGCCTCCCTCCGCCAACTGGCCATCCGCCATGGCTCTCGGCAGATCGTCAGCGCCGAGGGCCTGCTTGGACCAGGCCGGCGCATTGCACAGCTGAGACTGACCGGGGCTGACGTCGACCTTGCGACCGTCGTTGCGGCGGCGACCGGGAAGACGGAGGTGATAAGAGGGCAGGCTAACCTCCACCTCCTGGTGCAGGGCGGACCGCAAGGCGTGACGGTCAACGGCGACGCGACGTTGGTGGAGGGCCAGCTCTTGGGCGTCGCTTTCGACACCTTGCGCCTGGTCTTGGCAGGGCGGCCAGAGGTCGTTCCCGACGGAGCGAGCGGACGCGACTACGCCTGGATGCCTGTGCTGCGCCTGGTCCGGAAGGGGGCCTTCGGCATTCAGGGCAAAGGAGCGCTGCCTTTGAACCTCACGGACCCGATGTCCGTGGAGATCGCTGGACAGGGGGATCCGCTGGCTTTGGTGGACGAAGCGAGCGGTTTCGTCAAGGAGGCGAAGAGCCGTGGTACCCTGCATCTGCGCATCGGCGGCACCTTGGCAGCGCCGCGTCTCGAACAGGGAGAGCTGAACATCGAGCGCGGGGTGCTGCGCTTTGCCTCGGTCGTGCCAGTGGTCAAGGAGCTGCAGGGGACGTTGCGGTTGCACCCAGAGAGCCGCTTTGTGGAGGTGAGCGAGTTGCGCGGCCTCATGGGAGGCGAGCCCTTCGTCATCTACAATGTGCCGGCAGTGGGCAAGGAATATCGCCGGGCACTGCAGCCATTTGAACTAGAAGACCTCGGCGTCAGCCTCGGCATCCTCGTGGTGGAAACCTCCCCGGACGGCGTGGTGCTCAGTATTCCTGGGCTCATGGAGCCTGGCGAGTATGGGCGGTTCCAGCTGCTGGGTTACGGCAGTAATGACCGCTTCTGCATAGCCGGCCCTGCAGAGCGGCCTATCCTGTACGGCACCATGGTGCTCCATGGCGTGCGCTTCGGATACCCCTTCAACGGCGGCGGCCAGGGGGTGAGCCCGGAGGTGACCCAGCTGCTGGAAATGGTGGAATGGGATCTGCGCGTGGTTCCGGGCACCAACACCCGCTATGTGAAGAAGCTGCCAGGCGGCCTGGACAATGTGTACGTGACGCTGGACCTGGATGAGCGCTACGGGGGCCTGCGCTTCACCGGACAGCTGCGCGACGAAACTTTCCGCATCGAGGGCGAGCTCAGGTCGACCCGCGGCACGGTGGAGTACTTGGACATGAACTTCCGCCTGGAGCAGGCGGGCATCGAATTCGATCGCAACACGTTAGTGCCGGTGGTCTACGGCAGGGCCTACACGACGGTTGCCGATTCCAACGGCATCCCCTCGCAGATCTATCTTACCCTGGCCACCGTGGACCGGGCGCTGGAGGGGCGGCGAGTCGATGAGCGGGTGCTGGACCAGCGCTACCGCGCGCGCTGGGATGAGCTGCGCTTCCAGCTCTCCTCCGACAACGCCGCGCTGGGGAGCAACGAGGCGCAGCTCCTCGCCAGCTTGGGCTACACGCCTGAACGTCTGCGCCAAAAGACCGTGGATGTCATCGGCATCAGCGCCGACAATCTAGTCTTCCGTCCCCTTTTCCGGCCTTTTGAACGCCGCCTGGAACGTTACCTTGGCCTGGACGTGGTGCGCCTCAGCTCTCGCCTGACGCGCAATCTGATCGAGATGAACTTGGCGACCACGCCCATGCCCAGCAAGCTCTACCTGCTCCGCAGCAGTCGCTTGACCGTGGGCAAGTACCTGAGCGACGACCTGTATTTGGTCTACACCGGCCAGCTCGAGTCGGGGCTTGACTATCGGTACCAGGTGCCGGGCCTGGGCCTGCATCACACCCTTGGCCTGGAACTGCGCATCAACCCGAAGCTGCTGATCGAAATGGAGTACGATTACGACGGACTGCTGCTGTGGCGCAAGGACGATACCCGTCTATGGATCAGGCACTGGTTCCCCTTCTGA
- a CDS encoding isoprenyl transferase: MDGNGRWAKQRGLPRVAGHREGINSVRAVVEACGELGIQVLTLYTFSTENWRRPRNEVSALMRLLLDTIRSEVDELDKNNVRLMTIGHIEDLPPAARRGVMATVQRLSKNTGLTVNLALSYGGRVEIVDAVKAIAAAALRGELKPEQIDEATVSRCLYTRDIPDPDLLIRTSGELRISNFLLWQLAYTEIYVTDVLWPDFRKAEFFAAIEAYQRRERRFGRVSEQLVDG, encoded by the coding sequence ATGGACGGCAATGGTCGTTGGGCCAAGCAGAGGGGCTTGCCGCGCGTGGCGGGCCATCGAGAAGGGATAAACTCGGTGCGCGCGGTGGTGGAGGCCTGCGGCGAGCTGGGCATCCAGGTGCTGACGCTCTACACCTTTTCCACGGAGAATTGGCGGCGGCCGCGCAACGAAGTCTCGGCCCTCATGCGGCTGCTGCTTGACACCATCCGCAGCGAAGTGGACGAGTTAGACAAGAACAACGTGCGCCTGATGACCATCGGCCACATCGAAGACCTTCCGCCTGCGGCTCGCCGCGGCGTGATGGCCACGGTGCAGCGCCTGAGCAAGAACACAGGCTTGACGGTCAACTTAGCGCTGAGCTACGGTGGCCGCGTGGAGATCGTGGACGCAGTAAAGGCCATTGCCGCCGCTGCCCTGCGCGGTGAGCTGAAGCCAGAGCAGATCGATGAGGCCACGGTCTCGCGTTGTCTGTACACGCGGGACATTCCTGACCCCGATCTGCTCATCAGGACCAGCGGTGAGCTGCGCATCAGCAACTTCTTGCTCTGGCAGCTGGCCTACACCGAAATCTACGTGACTGATGTGCTTTGGCCAGATTTCCGCAAGGCAGAGTTCTTCGCCGCAATTGAGGCCTATCAGCGCAGGGAGCGTCGTTTTGGGCGAGTGAGCGAACAGCTCGTCGACGGCTGA